The segment TTAAAGGCAAATGGCGTGAATTCTGCATTGCAAATTGCTTGAAGAAAGGAGATCAGATAATGCTCGCGATACTTGATAATGGAATGAATCCTGTATTGAGATTCTACGGCAAGTTTCTCATCTGAGCCTCTTCTCTTAAATTTCATCCGTTTTCCACTTAAACTTAACGTTTGGTTTTAGATTCATCTTTAGTTATACTTCAGTTCTGACGTTATTATTTTCAACTTAAAACTAGATTTGAGAACAAACGCATCACTTCAACTCGAAGTGAAGAAGCCTAATTTGGATGCTGAAAAAGTTTCATCCCGAAAGGAAGTAGCAATTGTACCTGCTTCACCATCTGCCAATGCCAACAGTCAATTTGTTTCGATTATCCATCCTTATGCCATCATCAGAGCTCTTTTCGTAAGTAATTTGAGTTAAGCCCTTAATATTCGATATACTTCTTTTTGTGTGAATTGTGGCAACATGGAATTGATCTACATTATTTGGATAAACTCGAGCAGTATCTTCCATTGGCTTTTGCAAGACCAAATGGCTTGATGAGACGTTGTAAGATGATTCTCAAGGATGAGAAACAACGATCATGGTCAGTGCAACTAGGAGAAGTTGGACCTCGTTTTGCAATTACCAAGGGATGGCGACAGTTCAGAGAAGCAAATGATGTCCAAGTAGGAGATACTTATAAGTTTGAACTCATTCACAATGGCACAACACCTGTAGCGTATTTTCATCGTGAGTATATGTTTACTTTCTTTACATTACGTTCCTCCAACTTATACACGTTCTTGTTCTGACTGATAGTCTAATAGAGCTGGAAATTGGTACTATATGAACTTCTAGACTTAAAAGTTGTTTTACTACACAAAAAACTGCTTATGGTTTAGAATTCGTCTTTCATTTCAGTTCTGACTAAAAACATTCAATTTAAAAACTAGGTACGAGAGCAGATGCATCAGTTCAGCCAGATGAAAAGAAGCCTAATTTGGACGTTAGAAGAGTTTCAGCCCGAAGTAATGAAGCAGATGTACCTGCTTCAACATGTGTTAACGCGGACGCACTCAATTTGTTTCTACTATCAATCCCTATTGCATCAACAGTCCTTTTATCGTAAGTAATTTGTATTAACTTTAGTTAAGCCCTCATTAGCTAAGATCTTCTGTAGTAGTTACTctcctcttcttcctttttGTTATAACGCGCCATTGATTGGGATAAAACTTGAGCAGTATCTTCCATCGGCTTTTGCAAAATCAAATAGCTTGGTTAATAGACGTTGTAAGATGATTCTGCGAGATGAGAAACAGAGATCATGGTCAGTACTGCTAGCACCAATGGGACATCACACTGCAATTACCAAGGGATGGCGACAGTTCAGAGAAGCAAATGGTGTCCAAATCGGAGATACTTATAAGTTTGAACTCATCGACAATGGCACGATACCTATAGCATATTTCCATTGTGAGTATATACttcccatcttttcattatgtTCCTCCAACTTATACATGTTATGCAACTCTATTGAAAAAGTTTGATAGTCGATATGTTAGCTGCGATTTCATAAAAACAGTTGTGAAACTGAAACGACGTTCAGGTTTTCTGGAATTATCTACCTTAATGGTCTCGAGGTATTCTTCCTTGTCGAAAATATTATGCAACTCTATTTCAATGATTATTTAGTGTatgtttttacaaaattttgCAGGTAAATATTCTAGGAATGATGAAGAAGCATCAGAGAAGTcattgacaaatataaataagCAGTTAGTGATATACAAGGAAAACTAGCATAGAAAAatatacttttctttttcttgagaaaagggtctgatatacacctaaactttgtcatttggagctgatatactcctcgttataaaagtggctcatatatgcccttaccattatacaaacggctcacatatacacctgccgttacaaaatggctcacatatacccttcatttaacggaagttaaaaaattagttttaaatttatatttattacttctaatttttttaaaaacaattatttagGGGTACATATGATtattctatcaaagttcaaggtatattttaatttttttcattcataaattattttttgacttcttttattataattatttaagtttcttattcttattttgtttttttcctctttcattccttagttcaaagaaagaaaatttaaactatttttttgtgtgtattgtaatttaatttcgtattcggagaaaaaatttggtcatctacaataagttttacaagaatattagtgaaacataaataaatttgattatcaaaaataataattataaattagtcattgaaacaaaaaaaaatgtttggcgaggattaaatttacgcATATAGgattataatttttagaaaaaaataataaatatttagattaaaattatctttttttttcatttccgttagaggaaaagggtatatgtgagccatttgtttataagtaggggtatatatgagtcactttcataacaaggggtatatcagctctaaatgacaaagttgaggggtatatcagacccttttttcttttacacAAGTAGCCCGCTGGATTCATTATCAACTTTTTTTAGTCGATATATATagattatatacaaattatgcCCAGAATCGTATCTCCATATTTCAACTCGGCCGAATCTAACGGTTAATAATTCAACCATTAAATTTGATAAACAAAGTTGTATAAAATGATGCTTTAGAAAATAGGGACAAAACACATAATAACTTCAAAAAGCTTTGGTTCTTGTTTgatgattttacaaataaatgttTAGTCTTTATACTATTTATTCAAGGGCTAACATGTAAATAATAATTGTCAAATAAGTCTCTatatatttacaaataaattgtttttatataatattctaTAATTCTAGaactaaatttataatattttaagatgacATGGAGTCAAGGAGTGTGCCACGTAAGAtaaaaggtgtacaaaattacaaaaaaaaaagttcaagggagggtaatagaaccttaatttagttaaggtgtgtttCTAgcatttcggtcatagtctaggagagtatttgtgcattttccatatatacatatgtgtgTTGCATGTGTGTTCtatgtgaatttttatagattcgctagaataataaaaaaaattatgcaaatcATTTGACGTGagtaaaaatttttttaatgtgggggaaatgcacaagtacctccaacctatgcccgaaatcccagaggcacacttatattatactaaggtcttattacccccctaaacttattttataaataattttctacccttttttcggcctacgtgacactatcttatgGGCCTAGAGCgtgttaacattttttttcaaactagtgcatgtaggccgaaaagggttagaaaaatatttataaaataagttcagggggcaataggaccttagtatagtataaatgtgtctttgagatttcaaGCATAGATtggggggtacttgtgcatttttcctacAATGTGTGTACATCAAGAAACACCAAATGAGGGGCACATATAATATGGAATCAATAAGTTTATCCATATTCGGAATTCGGAAACTACAAGTTTaaagaggaaaaataaaaagcaCAAACCATGAGAGAGAAGTAATTGCACTGATAAATCCTATAATTTGCAAATTATGTAGTAAGAAGTATGCATCATATTTTTCTTCAGAATAAGATAATACCTGTTTCTGATAAAAATAGAGACAAAATTACGAGTGGTATTTGACATCATAttcattgatatatatatatatatatatatatatggaacaTGCTTGGCATATATTTTTCCAGTTTTCATTGTAAAATTTGTGTagcaaaattataaattaaaaaaaatgtattttaaaatctatatcacttgaaaaaatatttgttgtCATAATACAGAGATATCATTTAGAATTTGAACTTGTATTGGGTGTTTACGGTAATTCATtgctttaattatttatttgctgATAGAATTaaattcgaaaaaaaaaaaaaacacaattatcATTTAGCAATAAATACGTGAAGAAAATCAATATCATATAGCCTCATAATGATATATAGAAATATGTCGATTGAATTTCATGCTCGAGATTACTGAAGATGCATGTAAAAACCTCTAACTCTAAATACTAAATTAAATAAGAGAATCGAAATttaaagacaatttttttttaaaaaagtatcaATATCTTATTAACCGGatgaataacatatttttagacAAAACTTGCTGACAAAGCAAAGTAGATTTACATTTATCaatgggaaacttacataaatatactatgataaaaaaatatttaccatttatagcaataatatttttacctcacttgatcacttttaattcatttatactacaagtttaatacatattacaaagaacaatttattattcacatataatacaaattttaatgatgaataatatatttatcacacattttaatacacttataatacaatgtgacaatttttttaccaaacaaacataatatatttcaaaaaacaattataattcatatatattgcatacataattcacttttaatacatattacaaatttaacaaagcattgctataaatggtaataaacaaaaagtatcgctaaaatcagtaattattttttaaaatgtattaatttatgtaatttttcctttatcaaTTTAACTCAAACGTTACATTAATCAATTCAGCCCAAACGTTAAAATTTGTTGTCTAATTTTAtagttatttcttttataacaataacatatctCATCAAATTCGTCTAGGCAGTTTAGGGTGTGCATAAACCTTATCTCAATTCAAAAGACCTTCAACATGAGTCGAGTATAGCAAGTCAgagtaaatatgaaaaagaaaaatatcagtgaagagaatataatataatataacaattattacgaaaacataaacaaaaaaaaaaatgcaatgacTGAAACATCATAAAAACAATTTTGTGATAGAAAGTAAAATCAAGACTGTATAAGAATAAAAGTACGATTACATGTGGCATTTAACACACTTGAACACTTCTGTATAGCCGCATACccagaattttcaataaggggattcaaaatctataaaaatagataatcgaagggggttcgacatttactatatatacgtataaataatataattttctgtcCATACAAGATAATCCGCCTCTGTGATCCGGTGTGGCTCAATAATTCAacgaaaagaaaaattttaagccgaaatataatttaagaataatttTTGACGATTTTCGATTTATTAATGGTATTGTAGTCAGTAGTACAAGTTACAAGTAGAGTGAAGCATTTTTGAAAAGAGAGACGATATTTTTCCTTCGTTTTAGCAGTATTTGCTTACAGAGACAGTTCTGATATGAAAAAGCCGAAGTTTTTCGTTCCATTTTGTTAAAACTTTCAAAAATTTTCGGTTTATATGTAAATATGggaaaaccaaaagaaaaatcatCTTTTCTCTACTCTAAAATTACATC is part of the Solanum pennellii chromosome 8, SPENNV200 genome and harbors:
- the LOC107027398 gene encoding B3 domain-containing protein REM10-like; this translates as MKFAPKKPHFFKPILPNFKHGIKIPVAFCKHLKGCNQEHAILRKSGKKWQVKVNGRLLDEGWAIFAKENDLQLGDCLIFRHEGDFEFEVSIFDSNHFERVYEQTPKGGEEINHTCKKIISQGLTKLNVKSNEIIPKVEAAENMPLDRPHFIFTVTPYCLTRDHVQLPVQFARDNSLMNRRCTITIRDEQRSLTFALYSSGAHTYIKGKWREFCIANCLKKGDQIMLAILDNGMNPVLRFYDLRTNASLQLEVKKPNLDAEKVSSRKEVAIVPASPSANANSQFVSIIHPYAIIRALFYLPLAFARPNGLMRRCKMILKDEKQRSWSVQLGEVGPRFAITKGWRQFREANDVQVGDTYKFELIHNGTTPVAYFHRTRADASVQPDEKKPNLDVRRVSARSNEADVPASTCVNADALNLFLLSIPIASTVLLSLVNRRCKMILRDEKQRSWSVLLAPMGHHTAITKGWRQFREANGVQIGDTYKFELIDNGTIPIAYFHCKYSRNDEEASEKSLTNINKQLVIYKEN